ACTTCGCGAATCGCTATGGATGTAAATGCTGATGTGAATTACCTGAACATGAATTATTTTACAGATAAGCCCGGAAGTCAGGTGGTAAGCGGACAGGTAATCGGAAAAATGTCCATGGCCACCATTAATGACCTGTCGATGGATGTAGAGGCTAATAACATTAATTTTGCTACGGCAACGCAAAAATATATCATTCCCAATGCTAAACTCAAAACATTTATAGAATCGGGTAGCAGGATTATTTCCGTTGATGCTCCGGGAGCTGTAAATGGAAAAATATCAGGGAAGTATAACCTGGCTGATCTTACCGGAATGGTAGAAAACGGATTGGGGAAAATCCTAGTAGGGCCGCCACCCAGAAAGCTGTATCGCGGACAAAATTTTGCCATGAATTTTGATGTTCAGCAAGGATTGGTAAGCTATTTCCTGCCGGATCTTAAGCTGCCTCAAGGTGCTGTAGTAGAAGGGGAATATGATGGAAATGCCAACAATCTTAGGTTGAATGTAGATGCTGCTTCCCTAAAGTATATAATGACCAAAGAAGCGGAGATTACAGAAGCCGATAAGGCATTGGCAGAAGCTAATCCTGCTTATAAAATAAACGAGAGAGGAAATATTACCAGAGACAGTGCTTTAGTGGATAGTGTAATGGTAAGAATAAATACGGCTAACCTGGATGAACAATTGTACGCTAAAATAAATAAGGTACAATACAATAATAATATCCTTAAAGACATCACGCTTAGTGGTAAAAATGAAAACAATTCCATATTACATTTAGCAACCAAATTTAAACATGGCAGTCCGGCAGATGAACTGGATGATAATCTTAAAGAATATGCTATTAACGTTAATCAATCTACCAATGCCGGAGGTGATTTTGTTTTTAAATTTGATCCTACTGAAGTAAAATTCAATGATGTAACCTGGGCCATAGATACAAGTCCTGAATTGAATCACTCAATTACTTACAGGAAGAAGACCAGTGACTTTGAAATCAGTAATTTGAAAATATATTCGGATAAAAGTGTTCTGTTTATTAAAGAATCTACCTTCAAATCTGCTAAAGACTTTTATGTAGATGCAGATATCAATGATTTTGCTATTGAAAAGCTCCTGGAAATGCAGTCTGGTGGGAATTCCATGGACATCAAAGGGCTGGCAAACGGAAGTGTGAAAATAAGGATGGATAAGAGCACCTTACAACCTTTGGTGGATTTAACGGTTGATGATATCAAGATGAACGGAACGGATATGGGAGATCTTACCATCTCTGCAACTAATGGCTTCTCGCTTAATGTTTACGATATTGATGTAAAAGTAACATCAGCAGGAGTGCTGGGAAATAATAATTTGAATCTTACCGGAACTGTAAATAACAACACTGCTTCTCCAACGATTGATCTGGTAGCGGAAATGAGGGATTTTAATATTTCATTTGCTCAGCAGTTTGTGCAGTCTATCTTCGGAAACCTGAGAGGTAAGGCAACCGGGGACCTTAAAATAAACGGTACCTTAAAGAATCTGGACTACAGTGGTGATATAGCTTTAAAAGATTTTGGATTGAAACTTTTGTTTACAGGAGTAGACTATTCGTTTGACGATACAGTCATTCCACTATCAAAAGGACTGGCAATTTTAAATAATATTGAAGTTCATGACGGGCGATCCAATTCTAAAGGTAATATTTCCGGGGCAATCCAGTTTGAAACCCTTTCTTCAATGGGAGTCAACCTTGTAATGAGGGCTGATAATCTTTTAGTCCTGAACAGCACTCAAAAAGATCTAGATCTTTTCTGGGGTAGAGTATATGGACAAGGGGATCTCTATATTGATGGTCCTGTGTCTGGTCTCAGTATATCCACGCCAAATATGAAGGCTCTTAGTGGAAGTACATTTACCTTTAACTCAGGTTCAACTTCCAATGTTGAGGAGTTCAAAATGCTGAGGTTCCTAAAAGAAGGAAAAGACGGATTGGTAACTCTTGAAGAAAAGAAAAAGACGGGAGCCAATATGAATATAGACTTTTCTCTTGATGTAGATAAGGGAACGACTGTAAATGTATTGGTAGGAGATGATGTAGGTAATATTACGGTAAAAGGGGAGGCTCAAAACTTAAAATTCCTCATGAACAGACAAGGGGCTATTGCAATGGGAGGAACTTATAAGGTAGAAAATGGTACTTTCGTTTCAAAAGCTATTCTTAATAAAACATTCCAGATAGAAAAAGGAAGCAGTATCCGTTGGGATGGTGATGCAATGAGGCCCGCACTTAATATTACGGCGAATTATGTAAGGATGGTTTCAAATGCAGGGCAATATTTGAATATGGGTAGCCTTCAGCCAATCAGTATTTTATTACAGGCAAATATTACACAGTCATTGACGGATCCTAAAATTGACCTCGATGTTTCTGCTTTGGACGTTTCCAGCCAGGTAAAAGAAACCTTAGCTGCAAAAATGAGCCAGGAGGGAGAAAAAGTATTGCAGTTCGGATCTATATTACTATTGAATAGTTTTAATATTTCAAATACCGGAGGTGTGGGTGTAGATGTTGCCGGTGTAGCGGAATCATCCGGGTATAATATGCTTTTAAAGCAATTGGGATCTGTTCTTAATACAATGAGTAACGAATTTCAGATTGACCTGAATTATGTGAAAGGAGACCAGAACTCCAATACAGGAGACCGGGCGAACGCCGGTGTAAGCTTTGCACTTTCTCCAAGGATTAAAGTGAAGACAGGTTTGGGTATTCCTTTAACAAAAACAGAGAGTACGGAAGCTAATTATCTCTCCGGAGAGGGATCTATTGAATACGATATTTCTAAGAAAAATGACGGAAGTTTAGTTTTAAGAGGTTACTCTAAACCTACGAATATCGGAATGGGTGTGGTAGGTGCAGGCACTAACGGATCTGCAAATCAAGCCTATGGAGGCGGTGTTGTGTGGAGTAAAAGCTTTAATTCTTTGTTTAAAAGAAAGAAAAAAGACAAAAAACCTGTAGAGACTGGAAAAGAAATAAAAACAGATTCCCTAAAAGCAATGGGTAAATAATTTGAATATTTTAATGATTTTTATCATCCGTGTTAATTATTGTTAATTATTGTTATAATTTTTTTAGTTAAATTATTTTTTATAGATTTGCAAAAAATACATAGATTTTTTAAAAAAATTGTAATTTAACTAATATGAACTATCAACTGGACGAAATAGACAAAAAGATTCTTGATTTCTTAGTAGAAAACACAAGAATGCCTTTTACTGAAATTGCTAAACAGATGGATGTGTCTGCGGGTACAATTCACGTAAGAGTGAAAAAAATGGAAGATGCAGGTATTATTTTGGGGTCATCCCTTAATATCGATTATGGTAAGTTGGATTATCACTTTACTGCTTTTATCGGAATTCTTTTAACTAAATCAAACCGTACTCAGGAAGTTTTAAAAGAGTTATCAACTCTTCCAAACGTAATCGAGGCGAGTGTGATCTCTGGAAAATATAATATTTTCTGTAAAGTAAGAGCGAAGAATACGGAAGACGCGAAAAGAATTATCTATCAGATAGACGATATTCAGGATGTTATGAGAACAGAAAGTATGATTTCCATGGAAGAATACTTAAGTGATAAAAATAGACTAATCAACGCTATTTCTATTTAATCAAATTCTAAACGAATAATTATAGAAGAACTTATGATATGATTCATAAGTTCTTTATTTTTGTACCTATGGAAGAATACAGTTACTTTGATGAGGACCCAAAGAAGGGATGGGGTTTTATTTTAGCATTTGCATCTTTAATGTTATTTACAATCATGGGATTGGGGATAGATGTAGATGAATACCTGCAGCACGAATACCTTAATATTCCCAGATGGTATTTTTATGTCATCTTTTCTATAGACATTCTTATGATGATAAGTCTCATACTGATGTTTTTTTATAGGAAGATAGGCATATTTACTTTTCCTGCTTTGCTGGTTCTGCATTTTTTTATGCACAACTATTATCTTTCAACATTCCTGTACACGGATGTTACCAATCTTTTCCTCTTCACAGGATTTGGGATGCTTGCAATAATTCCTAAATGGAAATTTTTCAAATAAAAATAAGAAGCCTTCGTAATGAAGGTTTTTTTTATTTGAAAATTAACAGACAGACCTGTCTGTATGTTACTATTTTTTTCTACCTTTGTTTCAATAATATATTGGTTTATGATATCTCCAAAAGAAAGGATCGTAGCAACGACAATGAAATTATTTTCCACCCAGGGATACAACTCTACAGGGATCAATCAGATCATTTCAGAAGCGAGTGTAGCCAAAGCGAGTTTTTATCAGTATTTTAAGTCCAAAGAAGATTTGTGTGTTGAGTTTTTGAATACCAGGCATACTTACTGGTTCAATGAACTTGAAACCTTTACGGCAGGGAAAAGAGGTGCTAAATCGAAAGTAATGGCTGCTTTTGACTTCCTGATTGACATGAATCGAAAAGAGAATTTCAGGGGCTGCAGCTTTCTCAATATCTTATCTGAAATTCCAACTGATAATACCAAGATTCTTAATGTAATTCAACATCATAAAACAGATCTCCGTAATTACTTTATGAAAATAGTGGATGATGCTGAAATCAGTGATCATGTTTACATGCTTTTAGAGAGCAGTATTATAGAAAGCCAGTTGTTTAGATCCAATGAACTTATAGAAAAATCAAAAAAGATAATCACCAATTTAATACCATAAAAATGGAACAGAAACACCCACTTCCACCTTTTACCCTTGAAACGGCAAAAGAAAAAATCCAGTTAGCAGAAGATGCCTGGAACAGTCAGGATCCTGAAAGGGTTTCTAAAGCGTATACTCAAGACAGTGAATGGAGAAACAGAGACCAGTTTGTGAACGGGAGAGAAGAGATCATTGAATTTCTCCGTCATAAATGGGAAAAGGAGCTCAATTATAGGCTTAAGAAAGAATACTGGGCACATACCGATAATCGTATAGCCGTACGTTTTGAATATGAATATCAGACAAAAAATGGAGAGTGGTTCAGAGCCTATGGAAATGAGAACTGGGAGTTTGATGAAAACGGACTTATGAAAAAGAGATATGCCAGCATCAATGATTTAGCGATTAAGGAAGAAGAACGCAAATTTAAATAACAGCAGAACGCGATTCTGTAAAAAATAAAAGCATCCCATCTGGGATGCTTTTATGTATATAAAAATTGTCAGAGAAATTATTTCCCTAAAATTCTTTTTACGGCTTCTTTTACAGCAGCAGCATCAATCTTGTATTTCTTCATCAATTCAGCAGGAGTAGCAGACTCTCCGAAAGTGTCATTTACTGCCACAAATTCTTGTCTTGTTGGTCTTTTTCTCGCCAACATTCCCGCAACTGACTCTCCTAAACCTCCTAAATAATTGTGCTCTTCAGCAGTTACTATTTTGCCGGTTTTTTCAACTGATTTTAAGATAATTTCCTCATCAAGTGGCTTAATAGTGTGGATATTGATCACCTCACAAGAGATACCTTCTTTTTCAAGCTCATCTGCAGCTACAAGAGACTCCCAAACAAGATGTCCGGTTGCCACGATTGTAACATCTGTTCCTTCCTGCAACATAATTCCTTTTCCGATTTCGAAAGGCATATCTTCAGGAATGAATACAGGAACGGTAGGTCTTCCGAATCTTAAGTATACAGGACCTTCAAAATCAGCGATAGCAATAGTAGCTGCTTTTGTCTGGTTGTAATCACACGGATTGATTACCGTCATTCCAGGAAGCATTTTCATCATACCAATGTCTTCAAGGACCTGGTGAGTAGCCCCGTCTTCTCCTAATGTAAGCCCGGCATGTGAAGCACAGATTTTTACATTTTTTCCTGAATAGGCAACAGATTGACGGATCTGGTCATATACTCTGGAAGTAGAGAAATTGGCAAACGTTCCGGTAAAAGGAATTTTTCCTGTAATACTAAGACCTGCAGCGATACCGATCATATTGGCTTCAGCAATTCCTACCTGGAAAAATCTTTCCGGTGCCTTTTCAATGAATTTCTCCATTTTTAAAGATCCGATAAGGTCTGCACAAAGTGCTACTACATTTGGATTTTTATCTGCAAGCTCAGCTAATCCGGCTCCGAATCCTGAACGTGTGTCCTTTTTTTCTGTATATGTATATTTCATTTTTATTTTTTTAATCTAGAGTTTTTAAATAATTATTTAATTTCTTTTTATCAGATTGATCAAGTTTTTCCTGAATCGTATTAAGGTAAAGAACTTCTCTTCTTATTTCATCCAAAGTAAGTTTGATACCTACATTGTGTCCTGTCGATTGTGTAAGATACATATCACACATCTGACCCACATAATTTCTCAAATGTCCTTTTACTTCTTTAAGCTTAAAGGTTGGAAGATCTTTTTCGAAATTTTTACAATGCTTAGGCAGTCCTTTCCAAAGAGTCTCAGCCGGAATGTTTGCAATAGCCAAACTTCCTTCTTCATCCTGGTTCTCCTTATATGAAGAAACATAGTCGGGAATATAATAATAAGTCTCATCAGCATATGGAACTGCGGCTGTAGCAGCAGAATCAGCTACGATAGCGGTAGAATCAGTTGTTGCATATACGGAATCAGCCTTTGCATATTCTTCTTCCTGCTTTTTGTAGGCAATCATCAGAGAGTCCTGTTTTCTTTGTCTGTCCATCATTGCTTTTCTATGATCAAAAAATACCTGATCTTGAGAATCTTTTACCGATTCCAGTACAAAGTATTCTTTATCATACGTTTTTTCAGGACCCACTTTTAAAATAAGGCCTTTCAGGCCGGAGCTTTTCATTTTTACGCCCGGAAGATACTGATTCAAAAGTCCGTTAAATACAGACATGTTATTGATAGACGATTGATCATCAATACACAATTTTAAATCTTCATTTTCCTTTTTCGTTCCATCTTTTGAACGGTAGTTGACCAGATAATGTGAGCAGGGCATTCCCAGAATAGTTTCTTTTGTATCCAGTTTTCTGGCTTCCAAAGTATACTCTTCCTTTTCTCCATAATCATAGCCACTGTAGCCCAAATACATCAAAGCACTCAAACCTGAACCAGTAAGACGGCTGTTCATTTCTAATGAAACCGTACTTGTTCCCAATGCGTCGGTATAATAATACATAGGAATCTCTTTAATGTTCAGACGGGTGAGAAATTCATTATTCTTACTTGCATACATCTTTAGGGTAAGTAAAGAAGCTTTCTTATCAATCATTTGATAATTAAACACTTTGGAGAAAGAAATTTTCTTCTCTTGAGCGACTCCTAAAATAAAGCTTGTAAGCAAGCAGATTATGATGAATTTTTTCATGGAATACTTGATAATTGTGACAATCAAAGATATTAGTAATCTGCAGGAGCTTCCAGGTAAAGTTGCTTAAATGCTGTGTCTAATTGCTCGTCATTAGGCGCTTTACCATGCCAAGCATGACTTCCCATCATATAATCCACTCCATAACCCATTTCAGTATGAAGAAGGATCGCTACCGGTTTTTGTTTACCTGTTTCTGTTTTTGCTTTTTCAAGAATAGCAATCACCGCTTCAAGGTCGTTCCCGTTTTTCTCTTCTAATACAGTCCATCCAAATGCTTCCAGTTTAGCATGCAGATCACCTAAACTCAATACATCATCAGTATCACCATCGATCTGACGACCATTGTAATCGATCGTAGAAATAATATTATCCACTTTCTTTGCCGCAGCAAACATTAAAGCTTCCCAGATTTGTCCTTCCTGTAATTCACCATCACCATGAAGTGAGTAAACCAATGATTTATCTCCGTCTAATTTTTTACCTAAGGCAGCCCCTAAAGCTACAGAAAGTCCTTGTCCCAAAGAACCTGAAGCAATACGGATTCCAGGTAATCCCTCATGAGTAGTCGGATGTCCCTGTAATCTTGAATCAAGCTTTCTGAAAGTCTTTAATTCCTCAACCGGAAAAAAGCCAAATCTAGCCAAAGTAGAATAAAAAACAGGTGAAATGTGGCCATTGGAAAGATAGAAATGATCCTCATTTTTACCTTCCATAGTGAAAGGAAGATGATAGTTCAATACTTTTCCATAAAGCGCTGTAAAGAATTCCGTACATCCTAAGCTTCCACCAGGGTGTCCTGAATTAACAGCGTGAACCATTCTTAAAATGTCTCTTCTGATTTGTGTAGTAAGAGATTTCAACTCTTCGATACTTTTACTCATTATATCTGATTTATTTGCACGCGAATTTACGATTTTTTACTGGCTTATGGAAATTCAAAATCCGGACGGAATGCCCGGATTTTGAATTATTTAAAGATTTGAGGC
The sequence above is drawn from the Chryseobacterium daecheongense genome and encodes:
- a CDS encoding translocation/assembly module TamB codes for the protein MAKLENNNENENKKSVTENLSDQVQKTVENVEEKVKETVKEASELASDAVHHPVETVQEFGKQAAKDVTSYSWWARLLLILFWLVVSVVVAIVIIINLPVTKQWAADQALQIVNKDFKADMSTESVEVNYFGNVTIKGLKVKDYKGLEFIKAREFRANSDWLSLAAGAISGKSNSLSFNSLTMINADVKVITYKGDSISNFIRFTQLFDNGKKRDPKKPAFELNSRIQIIDSKVSIVNQNSLGEAGKWLTATKFNLKAPNLKVSGPDVSALINNMSFVTTRWGKSHFVDTFSTELSLTHKHLSLKDLTINTDHTLLQGDIKFNLNNGSWADFADRVRWDMNLKQGSQLSGYDISYFVTNWDNFKPFNVSGKMTGPLNKFYLENFLIRNPDVNIATQTMKVNNLLKGNFQIETNNLSTDFTYVDLKAMMPSFISKKMKNFADDFGRLKYNGAARVNPDQIFIPNGNLMTGIGQARITKLTLSGYSTAMPKYAGYVEATDLNVSVITKNKAVGLISGKFDITGQSFDVNTMRLTTKSQISKVEIMNKEINNLYLDGLLDHKKYNGTITVNDEQAKATVKGLIDFSTSRIAMDVNADVNYLNMNYFTDKPGSQVVSGQVIGKMSMATINDLSMDVEANNINFATATQKYIIPNAKLKTFIESGSRIISVDAPGAVNGKISGKYNLADLTGMVENGLGKILVGPPPRKLYRGQNFAMNFDVQQGLVSYFLPDLKLPQGAVVEGEYDGNANNLRLNVDAASLKYIMTKEAEITEADKALAEANPAYKINERGNITRDSALVDSVMVRINTANLDEQLYAKINKVQYNNNILKDITLSGKNENNSILHLATKFKHGSPADELDDNLKEYAINVNQSTNAGGDFVFKFDPTEVKFNDVTWAIDTSPELNHSITYRKKTSDFEISNLKIYSDKSVLFIKESTFKSAKDFYVDADINDFAIEKLLEMQSGGNSMDIKGLANGSVKIRMDKSTLQPLVDLTVDDIKMNGTDMGDLTISATNGFSLNVYDIDVKVTSAGVLGNNNLNLTGTVNNNTASPTIDLVAEMRDFNISFAQQFVQSIFGNLRGKATGDLKINGTLKNLDYSGDIALKDFGLKLLFTGVDYSFDDTVIPLSKGLAILNNIEVHDGRSNSKGNISGAIQFETLSSMGVNLVMRADNLLVLNSTQKDLDLFWGRVYGQGDLYIDGPVSGLSISTPNMKALSGSTFTFNSGSTSNVEEFKMLRFLKEGKDGLVTLEEKKKTGANMNIDFSLDVDKGTTVNVLVGDDVGNITVKGEAQNLKFLMNRQGAIAMGGTYKVENGTFVSKAILNKTFQIEKGSSIRWDGDAMRPALNITANYVRMVSNAGQYLNMGSLQPISILLQANITQSLTDPKIDLDVSALDVSSQVKETLAAKMSQEGEKVLQFGSILLLNSFNISNTGGVGVDVAGVAESSGYNMLLKQLGSVLNTMSNEFQIDLNYVKGDQNSNTGDRANAGVSFALSPRIKVKTGLGIPLTKTESTEANYLSGEGSIEYDISKKNDGSLVLRGYSKPTNIGMGVVGAGTNGSANQAYGGGVVWSKSFNSLFKRKKKDKKPVETGKEIKTDSLKAMGK
- a CDS encoding transketolase gives rise to the protein MSKSIEELKSLTTQIRRDILRMVHAVNSGHPGGSLGCTEFFTALYGKVLNYHLPFTMEGKNEDHFYLSNGHISPVFYSTLARFGFFPVEELKTFRKLDSRLQGHPTTHEGLPGIRIASGSLGQGLSVALGAALGKKLDGDKSLVYSLHGDGELQEGQIWEALMFAAAKKVDNIISTIDYNGRQIDGDTDDVLSLGDLHAKLEAFGWTVLEEKNGNDLEAVIAILEKAKTETGKQKPVAILLHTEMGYGVDYMMGSHAWHGKAPNDEQLDTAFKQLYLEAPADY
- a CDS encoding transketolase family protein; translation: MKYTYTEKKDTRSGFGAGLAELADKNPNVVALCADLIGSLKMEKFIEKAPERFFQVGIAEANMIGIAAGLSITGKIPFTGTFANFSTSRVYDQIRQSVAYSGKNVKICASHAGLTLGEDGATHQVLEDIGMMKMLPGMTVINPCDYNQTKAATIAIADFEGPVYLRFGRPTVPVFIPEDMPFEIGKGIMLQEGTDVTIVATGHLVWESLVAADELEKEGISCEVINIHTIKPLDEEIILKSVEKTGKIVTAEEHNYLGGLGESVAGMLARKRPTRQEFVAVNDTFGESATPAELMKKYKIDAAAVKEAVKRILGK
- a CDS encoding AsnC family transcriptional regulator, whose protein sequence is MNYQLDEIDKKILDFLVENTRMPFTEIAKQMDVSAGTIHVRVKKMEDAGIILGSSLNIDYGKLDYHFTAFIGILLTKSNRTQEVLKELSTLPNVIEASVISGKYNIFCKVRAKNTEDAKRIIYQIDDIQDVMRTESMISMEEYLSDKNRLINAISI
- a CDS encoding TetR/AcrR family transcriptional regulator, which codes for MISPKERIVATTMKLFSTQGYNSTGINQIISEASVAKASFYQYFKSKEDLCVEFLNTRHTYWFNELETFTAGKRGAKSKVMAAFDFLIDMNRKENFRGCSFLNILSEIPTDNTKILNVIQHHKTDLRNYFMKIVDDAEISDHVYMLLESSIIESQLFRSNELIEKSKKIITNLIP
- a CDS encoding nuclear transport factor 2 family protein, with protein sequence MEQKHPLPPFTLETAKEKIQLAEDAWNSQDPERVSKAYTQDSEWRNRDQFVNGREEIIEFLRHKWEKELNYRLKKEYWAHTDNRIAVRFEYEYQTKNGEWFRAYGNENWEFDENGLMKKRYASINDLAIKEEERKFK